Proteins found in one Exiguobacterium sp. 9-2 genomic segment:
- a CDS encoding M4 family metallopeptidase, translated as MKKFLATSLVASVLVVPTVVGAEGLQAGKLTKASSEPAATIVKDFVNKKGDFAVQNVEKDGSSQIVRLQQEVDGVPVFGSVVVGNVAKDGTLKAIVNDAINVKGKPGLAKKATLSEKKAIKLYQKAIKASEFEVAPKAELVIYPVKNDAVYAYKVTSTVLAGKEPSRWTYFIDANSGKVLNKFDQLAHAKPVNTVTGTNAVGTGTTVLGTSASFNTVKSGSYYYLQDSTRGKGIYTYDAKNRNTLPGTLWADLDNQFNTTYDRAAVSAHVNAAKTYDFYKNTYGRNSYDNAGAALNSSVHYSTSYNNAFWDGTKMVYGDGDGSTFTYLSGALDVVAHELTHAVTEYTAGLVYQNESGAINEAVSDIMGTVAEYSVGSNFDWLVGEDIYTPGVSGDALRSMSNPAAYGDPDHYSKRYTGTQDNGGVHTNSGIVNKAAYLLGNGGTHYNVTVTGVGVPKLGAIYYRALSVYLTPNSNFSALRAAVVQSAKDLYGSTSAEATAAAKSFDAVGVY; from the coding sequence TTGAAAAAGTTTCTCGCTACATCGCTTGTCGCAAGTGTACTTGTCGTTCCTACGGTCGTAGGTGCAGAAGGTCTTCAAGCTGGTAAACTCACGAAAGCTTCGTCAGAACCAGCTGCAACAATCGTTAAAGATTTCGTGAACAAAAAAGGTGACTTTGCTGTTCAGAATGTCGAAAAAGACGGATCTTCGCAGATCGTACGTCTCCAACAAGAAGTGGATGGCGTCCCTGTCTTTGGTAGTGTCGTCGTCGGGAACGTCGCGAAAGACGGTACTTTGAAAGCAATCGTAAACGATGCGATCAACGTCAAAGGAAAACCAGGTCTCGCGAAAAAAGCAACTCTTTCTGAAAAGAAAGCAATCAAGTTATACCAAAAAGCAATCAAGGCTTCTGAATTCGAAGTCGCTCCAAAAGCAGAACTCGTCATCTATCCTGTTAAAAATGATGCAGTCTATGCGTATAAAGTGACATCGACGGTCCTCGCTGGTAAAGAACCATCACGCTGGACATATTTCATTGATGCAAACTCAGGTAAAGTACTTAATAAATTCGACCAACTGGCACATGCGAAGCCAGTCAACACAGTTACGGGAACAAATGCAGTCGGTACTGGAACAACAGTCCTTGGCACGAGCGCATCATTTAATACAGTGAAGAGTGGCTCGTACTACTATCTTCAAGATTCAACTCGCGGTAAAGGCATCTACACATATGATGCGAAGAACCGGAACACACTTCCAGGAACACTCTGGGCTGACCTCGATAACCAGTTCAATACGACATATGACCGCGCTGCTGTCAGCGCACATGTCAACGCTGCGAAAACATATGATTTCTACAAAAACACATATGGTCGCAACAGTTATGACAACGCAGGCGCTGCCTTAAACTCATCTGTCCACTATTCAACAAGCTACAACAATGCATTCTGGGATGGAACGAAGATGGTCTACGGTGACGGAGACGGTTCAACGTTCACATACCTCTCAGGCGCACTTGACGTCGTAGCGCATGAATTGACACACGCTGTCACAGAATACACAGCTGGCCTCGTTTACCAAAACGAATCAGGTGCAATCAACGAAGCTGTTTCGGATATCATGGGTACGGTTGCTGAATACTCAGTCGGTTCGAACTTCGACTGGCTCGTAGGAGAAGACATCTACACTCCTGGTGTCAGCGGTGACGCACTCCGTTCAATGTCGAACCCAGCTGCTTACGGCGATCCGGATCACTACTCAAAACGCTACACAGGTACACAAGATAACGGTGGTGTCCACACGAACTCTGGTATCGTCAACAAAGCTGCTTACCTTCTCGGTAATGGTGGAACTCATTACAACGTGACTGTCACAGGTGTCGGCGTACCGAAACTTGGAGCAATCTACTACCGTGCTCTTAGCGTCTATTTGACTCCGAACTCGAACTTCAGCGCACTTCGCGCAGCAGTCGTTCAATCGGCGAAAGACCTTTACGGTTCAACAAGTGCAGAAGCAACAGCTGCAGCGAAATCATTTGATGCAGTAGGCGTCTACTAA
- a CDS encoding putative quinol monooxygenase, whose product MIAIEAKLEVQPAKREEFLAATKTLVEGSRAEAGNISYDLFQSTEDENVFMMIEKWEDQAAIEAHNTSAHFGQFVAFAQTALAKPLNVQSFQA is encoded by the coding sequence ATGATCGCCATCGAAGCAAAGTTAGAAGTACAACCCGCAAAACGAGAAGAATTTTTAGCAGCAACTAAAACATTAGTAGAAGGATCGCGTGCTGAAGCTGGAAACATCAGCTACGATCTGTTCCAAAGTACAGAAGACGAAAATGTTTTCATGATGATTGAAAAATGGGAAGACCAAGCTGCGATCGAAGCTCATAACACAAGTGCTCATTTCGGACAATTCGTTGCATTTGCTCAAACAGCTCTTGCTAAACCATTGAACGTTCAATCATTCCAAGCATAA
- a CDS encoding YfcC family protein gives MNDRTDTTQSKQSFFKMPHTYAIIMAILIISVILTYTLPAGQFDREKQDGQTVVIDGTYRAVESAPVNFFGLFEAIPKGMEAGAAIIFYIFLVGGVFGIIRQTGAIEAGINQLIRRFGQKGHIMIPMTMFVFSIAGATIGMAEETIIFVPIGIMLARALGYDAMTGAAIVSLGAAVGFAGGMLNPFTVGVAQSIAEVPLFSGLGYRTAVYIVFLVVTILYVMTYARKVKQDPTRSLVYDLEQRRAEEAATTISRFSKRHAFVLLILIGGITLNVIGIFEWGWYLTELTASFLIIGLIAGIITLGVNGTFESLIDGAKAVTFGALIVGFARAIVVILEEGRVIDTVIYGLSNAVGHLPTFFAVIGMYIVQLITNFFIPSGSGQAATTMPIMAPLSDLLGIERQVAVLAFQYGDGLTNMIFPTSAHLMAFLAIAGIPYEQWLRFVWKLFAIWIALACAALLLAVTLGIQ, from the coding sequence ATGAATGATCGAACAGATACCACACAGTCGAAGCAATCATTCTTCAAGATGCCTCATACATATGCCATCATCATGGCGATTCTCATTATTTCAGTCATCTTGACGTACACGCTTCCAGCAGGACAATTCGACCGTGAAAAACAGGATGGTCAGACCGTCGTTATCGATGGTACCTATCGCGCGGTGGAGTCTGCACCTGTCAATTTCTTTGGTTTATTCGAAGCGATCCCGAAAGGAATGGAAGCAGGCGCTGCGATCATCTTTTACATTTTCTTAGTCGGTGGTGTCTTTGGCATCATTCGTCAAACGGGTGCCATCGAAGCGGGAATCAATCAATTGATTCGTCGGTTTGGTCAAAAGGGACACATCATGATTCCGATGACGATGTTCGTCTTTTCGATTGCCGGAGCAACAATCGGGATGGCAGAGGAAACAATCATCTTTGTACCGATTGGTATCATGCTCGCGCGTGCACTCGGTTATGACGCGATGACAGGAGCTGCAATCGTTAGTTTAGGAGCGGCGGTTGGTTTTGCTGGCGGGATGCTGAATCCGTTTACGGTAGGTGTTGCTCAATCGATCGCGGAAGTTCCACTCTTTAGCGGTCTTGGTTATCGAACCGCCGTTTATATCGTTTTCTTAGTCGTAACGATTCTTTATGTCATGACTTACGCACGGAAAGTCAAACAGGATCCAACGCGTAGCCTCGTTTATGATCTCGAACAACGTCGTGCGGAAGAAGCAGCAACGACGATTTCACGCTTTTCGAAACGTCATGCTTTTGTTTTACTGATTTTGATCGGTGGAATCACGCTCAACGTCATCGGAATTTTCGAGTGGGGCTGGTATTTGACGGAACTGACAGCCTCGTTCTTGATCATTGGACTGATTGCTGGGATCATCACACTCGGTGTGAACGGTACTTTTGAGAGTCTGATTGACGGGGCGAAAGCCGTGACGTTCGGTGCATTGATCGTTGGCTTTGCCCGTGCCATTGTCGTCATTCTTGAAGAAGGTCGTGTCATTGACACGGTCATTTACGGCTTATCGAATGCCGTAGGACATTTACCAACGTTCTTCGCTGTCATCGGAATGTACATCGTACAACTGATCACGAATTTCTTCATTCCATCGGGGAGCGGGCAAGCCGCGACAACGATGCCAATCATGGCACCTTTATCTGACTTACTCGGTATCGAGCGTCAAGTAGCTGTTTTAGCATTTCAATACGGAGATGGATTGACGAACATGATTTTTCCGACAAGTGCGCATTTGATGGCGTTTCTTGCGATCGCAGGTATTCCGTATGAGCAATGGTTACGTTTCGTCTGGAAACTCTTCGCGATTTGGATTGCTTTAGCATGTGCCGCCTTATTACTTGCTGTGACGCTCGGTATTCAATGA
- a CDS encoding glycosyl hydrolase family 28-related protein, with protein MLKLDHTHDPYQNAALIQEYVETSSNEQAVRQAEQLLHDSTFIAPRRDPNLSRTLRSMISPLFLTNRDKHILPLTPAFVTPHDEIRPSWFGRLNHEFERLISEVEIVDITSYGAVGDGQTDDTQAFIEALGDGHRQVHVPAGTYIVRGIRLPSYTILTGAGKGKTIIKMHDDAPKGRRLVTNQNYLLGNHHLLVEKMTLDWNIKRIGDAKKSSTWGNHSSCLTYAHVTYGWVFDVEAVNPGLHCFDISTPYYNYNGDGARANLSSSFIWFDGLTGYGFGDDGITTHHSDHLFISNCFMHDPSGRAHAEGFSNSNGIEIDDGSRDVWLFNNASSRCFGGLEIKAHATSSAASTVKIVGHLSIDDHRAFNFRHIGHHQASDPTSQTAYNIIATRLIAQTPQYTALYANSKPRALVVSAYRNVVIHDFTVLGDPYYDYQEQPMIGIQYKARNVTISQLKMSGFRHAKTDIQIFGGENGAEDVCLRDIRIEDSAKHGITIGPDINRVKLTNVALKGEGTVGLNAKSEPEMERFIATGFKVPIRAQSTQA; from the coding sequence ATGTTGAAACTCGATCACACGCATGATCCGTATCAAAATGCGGCGCTGATTCAAGAATACGTTGAAACATCAAGCAACGAACAGGCTGTTCGACAAGCAGAACAACTACTACACGATAGTACATTTATTGCACCACGACGTGATCCTAACCTCAGTCGAACACTTCGTTCGATGATCTCACCGTTATTTTTGACAAACCGTGATAAACATATTTTACCGCTGACACCAGCTTTCGTAACGCCACACGATGAGATTCGACCGAGTTGGTTCGGGCGGCTCAATCATGAGTTCGAACGTTTGATCAGTGAAGTCGAAATCGTTGATATCACTTCCTATGGTGCGGTCGGTGATGGACAGACAGATGATACACAAGCGTTCATCGAAGCGCTCGGTGATGGACATCGACAAGTCCATGTTCCAGCCGGTACGTACATCGTTCGAGGAATTCGTTTACCTAGTTATACGATTTTAACGGGAGCTGGCAAAGGGAAAACGATTATAAAGATGCACGATGACGCACCTAAAGGACGACGTCTTGTGACGAACCAAAATTATCTCCTTGGCAATCATCACCTGCTTGTTGAGAAAATGACGCTTGATTGGAACATCAAACGAATCGGTGACGCAAAGAAAAGTAGCACATGGGGCAATCACTCCAGTTGTCTCACATACGCACATGTCACTTATGGTTGGGTCTTTGATGTCGAAGCTGTCAATCCAGGACTCCATTGTTTTGATATCTCGACACCGTATTACAATTACAACGGGGACGGTGCTCGAGCGAACTTAAGTAGTTCATTCATCTGGTTCGATGGATTAACCGGTTACGGGTTCGGAGACGACGGGATCACGACGCATCATAGTGACCATCTCTTCATCTCGAACTGCTTTATGCATGACCCGAGTGGACGTGCCCATGCAGAAGGTTTTTCCAATTCGAACGGGATTGAAATCGATGATGGGTCACGCGATGTCTGGTTATTCAATAACGCATCAAGTCGTTGCTTCGGTGGACTTGAAATCAAGGCGCATGCGACCTCTTCTGCTGCCTCAACCGTTAAAATCGTTGGTCATTTATCAATTGATGACCACCGTGCCTTTAATTTCCGCCATATCGGGCATCATCAAGCAAGTGATCCAACATCTCAGACGGCTTACAATATCATCGCAACGCGCTTGATTGCTCAGACTCCTCAATATACGGCGCTATATGCGAATTCAAAACCGCGCGCTCTCGTCGTTTCCGCTTATCGTAATGTCGTTATTCATGATTTCACGGTGCTCGGTGATCCGTATTATGACTACCAAGAACAGCCAATGATCGGAATTCAATATAAGGCACGCAATGTTACGATCAGTCAGTTAAAAATGAGTGGATTTCGCCACGCAAAAACGGATATCCAAATCTTTGGTGGAGAAAACGGAGCTGAGGATGTATGCCTTCGGGATATCCGGATCGAGGATTCTGCCAAACACGGGATTACGATCGGTCCTGACATCAATCGCGTCAAGTTAACGAATGTGGCACTAAAAGGAGAGGGGACAGTTGGCTTGAATGCTAAATCGGAACCGGAAATGGAACGGTTCATCGCGACCGGATTTAAAGTACCGATTCGTGCTCAGTCGACGCAAGCATGA
- a CDS encoding OsmC family protein, whose protein sequence is MMKHHFHLTADWPGNRNDVGQIETGELKTKISIPDAMDGPGVGTNPDEMLLGAAATCYIITLAAMLERSNIPKVSLTMESEGIVDVTNGVFTYDAIIHRPKLLLPADLSDRDVEKAQRLAEKAEGSCMITRALAGNVKVSLEAVVERISN, encoded by the coding sequence ATCATGAAGCACCATTTTCATTTAACCGCAGACTGGCCCGGCAATCGCAATGATGTTGGTCAGATCGAGACGGGTGAACTAAAAACAAAAATCTCAATTCCGGACGCCATGGATGGTCCAGGTGTTGGTACGAATCCAGATGAGATGTTACTTGGGGCAGCTGCTACATGCTATATCATCACGCTTGCCGCAATGCTTGAGCGTAGTAACATCCCAAAAGTCTCCTTAACGATGGAATCTGAAGGCATCGTTGATGTCACGAACGGCGTCTTCACATACGATGCGATCATTCATCGTCCGAAACTCTTATTACCAGCCGATCTGTCGGATCGTGATGTGGAGAAGGCGCAACGTCTCGCTGAAAAAGCAGAAGGTTCGTGTATGATTACGCGGGCACTGGCTGGTAATGTCAAAGTATCGCTTGAAGCTGTGGTAGAGAGAATCTCAAATTAA
- a CDS encoding DUF1028 domain-containing protein, with translation MTYSIVGYCEKEQAWGVAVQSKFLAVGSAVPFAKAGVGAVATQSFANTTYGPEGLQMIEQGASADEVLRRLTEADEGRADRQVGIIDAQGKSATFTGERCNDWAGGIAGKHFAAQGNILVDGNTVKEMARVFESTQGPLAERLLRALAAGQAAGGDSRGMQSAALLVVKEGGGYGGFNDRYIDLRVDDHPNPIEELERIYQLHTLYLQPSKPEEIKPIDDALESELMDKLLTLGYRGDFDEALRTYLHTENFEMREQADRAIDTRVLAYIRSQ, from the coding sequence GTGACATATTCAATCGTTGGTTATTGCGAGAAAGAACAAGCATGGGGTGTTGCTGTCCAATCGAAATTTTTAGCTGTTGGGAGTGCTGTTCCGTTTGCGAAAGCGGGAGTAGGTGCTGTAGCGACACAATCATTTGCAAATACGACGTATGGCCCTGAAGGGTTGCAGATGATCGAACAAGGCGCTTCAGCGGATGAAGTGCTCCGTCGATTAACGGAAGCGGATGAAGGGCGAGCAGATCGTCAAGTCGGAATCATCGATGCGCAGGGCAAAAGTGCGACTTTTACGGGAGAGAGATGTAACGACTGGGCAGGCGGAATTGCGGGGAAACATTTTGCGGCGCAAGGGAATATTCTTGTAGATGGCAATACGGTCAAAGAGATGGCACGTGTCTTTGAATCGACGCAAGGGCCACTTGCAGAACGGTTGTTGCGTGCGTTGGCTGCGGGGCAAGCAGCAGGCGGGGACTCGCGTGGGATGCAATCAGCAGCACTGCTCGTCGTTAAGGAAGGTGGCGGGTACGGTGGATTCAACGATCGCTATATTGATCTACGTGTTGATGATCACCCGAATCCAATTGAAGAACTCGAACGTATCTATCAATTGCACACACTTTACCTACAACCGAGTAAGCCGGAAGAAATCAAGCCCATCGATGATGCGTTAGAGTCGGAGTTGATGGATAAATTATTGACACTTGGCTACCGCGGTGATTTCGACGAAGCGCTCCGGACATATCTGCATACGGAAAACTTTGAGATGCGCGAACAAGCGGATCGTGCGATTGATACACGTGTCCTCGCGTACATTCGATCCCAATGA
- a CDS encoding YhdH/YhfP family quinone oxidoreductase, which produces MKHTFSAFVVREVDGNYEGKVEAKQVDDLPEGDVLIRVTHSCVNYKDALSMSGNRGVTKSYPHTPGVDAAGYIEQTTDERFQSGQAVVVNGFDFGMNTSGGFQEYIRVPADWVTPLPESIRPLEAMRHGTAGLTAAQSVDELSRIVSKETGPILVTGATGGVGTIAIALLIRLGYTVHAVTGKRVEQERLLKKGVAEVLDRTTFLEETDRPLKKETYAGVIDTVGGPLLASVIRFVQYGGVVTTCGNVGGAEMTLTVYPFILRGIRLIGIDAVQTPIAYREILWQRLADEWRVDLEPEVDVKTLNDLPKIAEALLTSRHRGRTVIEI; this is translated from the coding sequence ATGAAACACACTTTTTCAGCATTCGTCGTACGAGAGGTGGATGGGAACTATGAAGGGAAGGTTGAGGCGAAACAAGTCGATGATTTACCGGAAGGAGACGTCTTAATTCGTGTCACGCATTCCTGTGTCAATTATAAGGATGCCTTATCGATGTCGGGTAATCGAGGGGTGACGAAATCCTATCCGCACACACCAGGCGTTGACGCAGCAGGATATATCGAACAAACGACAGATGAACGGTTTCAAAGCGGTCAAGCGGTCGTCGTCAATGGCTTTGATTTTGGAATGAATACCTCTGGCGGATTTCAAGAATACATACGCGTACCAGCCGATTGGGTGACGCCACTTCCAGAATCCATTCGCCCATTAGAAGCGATGCGACATGGAACGGCAGGATTGACAGCAGCGCAATCAGTCGATGAACTATCACGAATTGTCTCAAAGGAGACAGGACCCATCCTTGTGACTGGAGCGACAGGAGGTGTCGGTACGATTGCGATCGCCTTACTGATTCGATTAGGCTATACAGTACACGCCGTAACCGGGAAACGAGTAGAACAAGAACGATTACTTAAAAAAGGTGTGGCGGAGGTATTAGACCGCACTACGTTCTTAGAAGAAACAGACCGTCCATTAAAAAAAGAAACGTATGCAGGTGTCATTGATACGGTAGGGGGTCCATTGCTCGCATCCGTCATTCGCTTCGTACAGTATGGTGGTGTCGTGACGACGTGTGGTAACGTCGGTGGGGCAGAGATGACGCTGACAGTCTATCCCTTCATCCTGCGTGGCATTCGTTTGATCGGAATCGATGCGGTACAAACACCAATTGCATATCGAGAGATCTTATGGCAACGGCTGGCGGATGAGTGGCGTGTCGATCTTGAACCAGAAGTCGACGTCAAAACACTGAACGACTTACCTAAAATCGCAGAAGCTCTGCTGACTTCTCGTCATCGTGGTCGAACTGTCATCGAAATTTAA
- a CDS encoding cupin domain-containing protein, whose amino-acid sequence MRVEVFYFEDDGHIPNNPNFPVLIYRHAFEEPSRIEQTFHSHDWRNSWVDGIFDFHHYHSIAHEVIGILEGHATVQLGGPLGKTFTLTSGDVLLLPAGTGHKALDTSRHFRVIGAYPNGQDYDTLTGQTSERPENLQRIRQVIRPGQDPVLGDHGPLFEHW is encoded by the coding sequence ATGCGTGTTGAGGTATTTTACTTTGAGGATGACGGACATATTCCGAATAACCCTAATTTTCCGGTGTTGATTTATCGGCATGCATTTGAAGAACCGTCACGCATCGAACAGACTTTCCATTCACATGACTGGCGCAATAGCTGGGTGGATGGCATTTTTGACTTTCATCATTATCATAGTATCGCTCATGAAGTGATTGGTATCCTCGAAGGACATGCGACCGTCCAACTCGGTGGTCCACTCGGTAAGACCTTCACCTTGACGAGTGGAGATGTTCTCTTACTTCCTGCAGGCACAGGACACAAAGCACTTGATACAAGTCGACACTTCCGTGTGATCGGTGCCTATCCGAATGGTCAAGACTACGACACACTGACCGGGCAAACAAGTGAACGTCCGGAAAATCTTCAACGGATTCGTCAGGTGATACGTCCCGGTCAAGATCCTGTACTCGGTGATCACGGTCCTTTATTTGAGCATTGGTGA
- a CDS encoding aldo/keto reductase — MTKHVQLGQSNLFVHPIGLGTNAVGGHNLYPNLDEQAGRDLVRVALQQGINFLDTAFIYGPERSEELVGEVWNDTVAREDVVLATKGAHQFVDGNVVMNNSPDFLRQSVEESLKRLKTDYIDLYYIHFPDESTPKDEAVAALAELKKEGKIRAIGVSNFSLEQLKEANKDGHVDVYQGEYNLFKRDAEKELLPYIVENGMSFVPYFPLAAGLLAGKYTKETTFDDLRKNDPLFQKDVFEENLAKVDQLRPIAKAHNAEVAHVVLAWYLAQDGIDAIIPGAKRPDQVTDTLRTLDVQLSQEDIEKIDQIFS, encoded by the coding sequence ATGACAAAACATGTTCAACTCGGTCAATCTAACCTATTCGTTCACCCAATCGGTCTCGGTACGAATGCTGTCGGTGGACACAACTTGTATCCAAATCTCGATGAGCAAGCAGGACGCGATCTCGTTCGTGTCGCGTTACAGCAAGGAATCAATTTCCTCGACACAGCTTTCATCTATGGACCAGAACGTTCGGAGGAACTCGTCGGTGAAGTCTGGAACGACACGGTCGCTCGAGAAGATGTCGTCCTCGCGACGAAAGGTGCACATCAGTTCGTTGACGGAAACGTCGTCATGAACAACTCACCTGACTTTCTCCGTCAATCGGTCGAAGAGAGTTTAAAACGTCTTAAAACAGACTATATCGATTTATATTACATCCATTTCCCAGATGAATCGACACCGAAGGATGAAGCCGTCGCTGCACTTGCTGAACTGAAAAAAGAAGGAAAAATTCGCGCGATTGGTGTCTCGAATTTTTCACTCGAACAACTGAAGGAAGCGAATAAGGACGGACATGTCGACGTCTATCAAGGAGAATACAATCTGTTTAAACGGGATGCGGAAAAAGAGTTACTCCCATATATCGTTGAGAACGGTATGTCCTTCGTCCCGTACTTCCCACTCGCTGCTGGATTATTGGCAGGGAAATATACAAAAGAGACGACGTTTGATGATTTACGAAAAAACGATCCTTTATTCCAAAAAGATGTCTTCGAAGAAAACCTCGCAAAAGTCGATCAACTGCGTCCGATCGCAAAAGCACATAATGCGGAAGTCGCACACGTCGTACTCGCGTGGTATTTGGCACAGGACGGTATCGATGCCATCATCCCTGGTGCGAAACGACCGGATCAGGTGACGGATACGTTGCGTACGTTAGATGTTCAGTTGTCACAAGAGGATATCGAAAAAATCGACCAAATTTTTAGCTGA
- a CDS encoding aldo/keto reductase, giving the protein MNTTEKTLILAALKQKTVTFPDQTHVRALGQGTWRMGEESEKHEAEIEALRVGLDSGMELIDTAEMYGEGASEELIRDAIADRREEVFLVSKVYPHHAGGEALKKACSKSLERLGTDYLDLYLLHWRGDIPLKETVEGLEALKQEGKIRRWGVSNFDVSDMKELLTLPNGDQCAVNQVLYHLGSRGIEYELLPLLREHGIPVMAYCPLAEGGSLRDQLLNHPTVEELAETHGVEPAQILLAWTMREGDVIAIPKAGQAHHVEANGRAALLNLTKEELAALDQAFPAPTKKEPLDIV; this is encoded by the coding sequence ATGAACACAACAGAAAAGACGTTGATACTTGCTGCGTTAAAGCAAAAAACAGTGACGTTTCCCGATCAGACACATGTGCGCGCACTCGGACAAGGCACGTGGCGGATGGGGGAAGAGTCGGAGAAGCACGAAGCAGAAATCGAAGCACTCCGTGTCGGTCTCGATAGCGGAATGGAACTCATCGATACGGCAGAGATGTACGGGGAAGGCGCCTCTGAAGAATTGATTCGCGACGCGATCGCTGATCGACGCGAAGAAGTCTTTCTTGTCTCGAAAGTCTATCCTCATCACGCTGGTGGGGAAGCGTTAAAAAAAGCTTGTTCCAAATCGCTTGAACGTCTCGGTACGGATTATCTTGATCTCTATCTTCTTCACTGGCGTGGCGACATTCCACTAAAGGAAACCGTTGAAGGACTGGAAGCCTTAAAACAAGAGGGCAAGATTCGCCGTTGGGGTGTATCGAACTTTGACGTATCAGACATGAAAGAACTGTTGACACTACCAAACGGTGACCAGTGTGCTGTCAATCAGGTACTCTATCACCTCGGCTCACGCGGAATCGAGTATGAACTGCTCCCGTTACTACGCGAACATGGTATTCCAGTAATGGCGTATTGCCCACTAGCTGAAGGTGGTTCACTGCGTGATCAACTCCTGAATCATCCGACCGTCGAGGAACTCGCTGAGACACATGGTGTTGAACCGGCACAGATCTTACTTGCTTGGACTATGCGTGAAGGTGACGTCATCGCAATTCCTAAAGCAGGACAAGCACATCATGTCGAAGCCAACGGTCGCGCCGCACTTTTGAATTTAACAAAAGAAGAGCTAGCTGCACTTGATCAAGCGTTCCCAGCACCAACAAAAAAAGAACCACTCGATATCGTTTAA